Genomic DNA from Deinococcus aetherius:
ATTGGGGGAGACCAAGACGTGGGTGCGGCCCTGGGCCAGGCTGGCGAGCGTGCGCACGCCCTCTGGGCTGAGCGTCGGTCGGTAGGTGATCCACACGGCGCCGTGCTCCAGGCTGTGCACCACGTACTCGTTGTACAGGGCCGAGGCGTACACTCCGCAGTTCTGCCAGCTCGGGTTGTGCGGCCCCCCGGCGGGCGGGGTCTGCTCGTATACCAGCCGGCCCTCGCGGTGGTCGCCCGCCCGGAAGGTGAAGGTCTGGACGCCCGCGAGCGGGCGCGCGGAGCAGGCCGCGAGCACGGCGGGCACGGCCAGCCAGAGGCCCCAGAACGGACGAGAACGGGCAGACGGGAGAGGTGGGGTCATGGACGCTCCGCGGGTCTCCCCCCGACAGGGGAGGAGACGATCTGTTCGGTTGGATGGGTGTCCGGCTGGTTCCGAATTCTGATCAGCATCAGGATGCTCACGATGATCAGGGGAAGGCTGATGAGGTGGGTATCGGTGAACAGGCCGATGCCGGGGGCCTGGAGGCCCTGATTGAGGTAGGTCTTGAGGGGCAGCGGGTTGAGGCGGAAGGTTTCCTCGATCCCGGCGCGCAGGATGGAGTACCACAGCCAGAACTGCCAGAACGCCCAGCCCGCCTTGCGCGACCTGAGCCAGAAGTACGAGGCGACCGAGAGGATGATGCCGATGATGACCCCGTAGAGCTGGGTGAAGTGGACGGGGGCCGTCATCACGAGCTGCCCGCCGATCTCCTGGCAGTAGCGCGAGAGGTCCATGTC
This window encodes:
- a CDS encoding DUF3105 domain-containing protein, with amino-acid sequence MTPPLPSARSRPFWGLWLAVPAVLAACSARPLAGVQTFTFRAGDHREGRLVYEQTPPAGGPHNPSWQNCGVYASALYNEYVVHSLEHGAVWITYRPTLSPEGVRTLASLAQGRTHVLVSPNGGQTAPVVLTAWGAQLPVTEVGDSRIKAFLKRYEQGPTTPERGAACTGGYSGTL